One Pseudomonas lalucatii genomic window carries:
- a CDS encoding YeiH family protein, translating to MSLRIVLPLIALCALLVAAIPEVARFGLSALPLAIVMGMLVGHCRRAVASPREVAFTRFCQQRLLRLGIILFGFGLSFQQLAAVGWRSLLLDGVVICTVFVVGTLLGTRLFRLHRDVAILTSVGSAVCGAAAVMATESVLKSRQQHVTVAIATVVLFGTLAMFSYPLIYQFSGMSEQAFGIYIGSTVHEVAQAVAAGEAVGGEALQAAVVVKLIRVMMLAPFILLLSTFLARRGGGDGEGAASLVIPWFVLGFIAAAGINSLQVLPPAAMPVIQLVSQFTLAIAMAALGVQTRWSTIRQAGAGPMVLALILFLLLIVGGFFLNQWLIGAR from the coding sequence ATGTCCTTGCGCATCGTTCTGCCACTGATCGCCCTCTGTGCTCTGCTGGTCGCCGCCATCCCGGAAGTGGCGCGGTTCGGCCTGAGCGCCCTGCCGTTGGCGATCGTCATGGGCATGCTGGTCGGCCATTGCCGCCGCGCCGTCGCCTCGCCGCGGGAAGTCGCCTTCACCCGCTTCTGCCAGCAGCGCCTGCTGCGCCTGGGCATCATCCTGTTCGGCTTCGGCCTGAGCTTTCAGCAGCTGGCCGCCGTCGGCTGGCGTTCCCTGCTGCTCGACGGCGTGGTGATCTGCACGGTGTTCGTCGTCGGCACGCTGCTCGGTACGCGGCTGTTCCGGTTGCACCGCGACGTGGCCATCCTCACGTCGGTGGGCAGCGCGGTGTGCGGCGCGGCGGCGGTGATGGCCACCGAGTCGGTGCTGAAGTCGCGCCAGCAGCATGTCACGGTGGCGATCGCCACCGTCGTGCTGTTCGGCACCCTGGCGATGTTCAGCTACCCGCTGATCTACCAGTTCTCCGGCATGAGCGAGCAGGCCTTCGGCATCTACATAGGCAGTACCGTGCACGAGGTGGCGCAGGCGGTCGCCGCCGGCGAGGCAGTGGGCGGCGAGGCATTGCAGGCGGCGGTGGTGGTCAAGCTGATCCGGGTGATGATGCTCGCCCCCTTCATCCTGCTGCTCAGTACCTTTCTCGCCCGCCGCGGCGGCGGTGACGGCGAGGGCGCGGCTAGCCTGGTGATCCCCTGGTTCGTCCTGGGCTTCATCGCCGCCGCCGGCATCAACAGCCTGCAGGTGCTGCCGCCGGCCGCCATGCCGGTCATCCAGCTGGTCAGCCAGTTCACCCTGGCCATCGCCATGGCCGCCCTCGGCGTGCAGACGCGCTGGAGCACGATCCGTCAGGCGGGGGCCGGGCCCATGGTGCTGGCGCTGATCCTGTTCCTGCTGCTGATCGTCGGCGGCTTCTTTCTCAACCAATGGCTGATCGGAGCGCGCTAG
- a CDS encoding LysR substrate-binding domain-containing protein — translation MNVNIRQLKIFEATARLGRLTLAAADQSISQSAASQALKELQGALGYPLFNRVGRELVITQAGRQVLPQISQILQLVDGLRSPDPAALSGTLRVTASVTIACYLLPRLLAEFGRRHPAVEPALAIANTSEVLAQLERGQAHVGLIEGPALHQRLQVRPWREDHLEVFCHPEHPLARRGRLDIAQIAEQRWVLREPGSGTRAIFDAAVQQLGAQLKLALELNRQEAIKQSVKAGLGIGCLSQLAIAEEVAAGELVILQTPMNLRRRLSLVTQPRELSSTLGQAFSDFLGAAEPTPPGA, via the coding sequence ATGAACGTCAACATCCGCCAGCTGAAGATCTTCGAGGCCACCGCACGCCTGGGGCGCCTGACCCTGGCCGCCGCCGACCAGTCGATCAGCCAGTCCGCCGCCAGCCAGGCGCTCAAGGAGCTGCAGGGGGCGCTGGGCTATCCGCTGTTCAACCGGGTCGGCCGGGAGCTGGTGATCACCCAGGCGGGGCGCCAGGTGCTGCCGCAGATCAGCCAGATCCTGCAGCTGGTCGACGGCCTCAGGTCGCCGGACCCGGCCGCGCTCAGCGGCACCCTGCGGGTCACCGCCAGCGTCACCATCGCCTGCTATCTGCTGCCGCGCCTGCTGGCCGAGTTCGGCCGCCGCCACCCCGCCGTGGAGCCGGCCCTGGCCATCGCCAACACCAGCGAGGTGCTGGCCCAGCTGGAAAGGGGCCAGGCCCACGTGGGCCTGATCGAGGGGCCGGCCCTGCATCAGCGACTGCAGGTCCGCCCCTGGCGCGAGGATCACCTGGAGGTCTTCTGCCACCCCGAGCATCCGCTGGCCCGCCGCGGACGGCTGGACATCGCCCAGATCGCCGAGCAGCGCTGGGTCCTGCGCGAGCCCGGCTCGGGTACCCGGGCGATCTTCGATGCCGCGGTGCAGCAGCTCGGCGCACAACTCAAGCTGGCCCTGGAACTGAACCGCCAGGAGGCGATCAAGCAGTCGGTCAAGGCCGGCCTCGGAATCGGCTGCCTCTCGCAACTGGCCATCGCCGAGGAGGTCGCGGCGGGCGAGCTGGTCATCCTGCAGACGCCGATGAACCTCAGGCGCCGCCTGTCGCTGGTGACCCAGCCCCGGGAGCTGAGCAGCACCCTCGGCCAGGCCTTCAGCGACTTCCTCGGCGCCGCGGAGCCCACCCCGCCGGGCGCCTAG
- a CDS encoding amino acid synthesis family protein, with protein MSFEIRKIVSYVEETLIEGGKATDKPVTMVGLAVVMKNPWAGRDFVDDLRSEIKANSSELGALMVKRLVDAIGGAEKIEAYGKAAVVGADGEIEHASAVIHNLRFGNHYRQAVNAKSYLSFTNKRGGPGTSIQIPMMHKDDEGARSHYITLEMQIEDAPRADEIVVVLGASDGGRLHPRIGNRYSDLEELAAEQAQ; from the coding sequence ATGAGCTTCGAAATCCGCAAGATCGTCAGCTACGTGGAAGAAACCCTTATCGAAGGTGGCAAGGCCACCGACAAGCCGGTCACCATGGTCGGCCTGGCGGTCGTGATGAAGAACCCCTGGGCCGGCCGCGACTTCGTCGACGACCTGCGCTCGGAAATCAAGGCCAACAGCTCCGAGCTGGGCGCGCTGATGGTCAAGCGCCTGGTCGACGCCATCGGTGGCGCCGAGAAGATCGAGGCCTACGGCAAGGCCGCCGTGGTCGGCGCCGACGGCGAGATCGAGCACGCCTCCGCGGTGATCCACAACCTGCGCTTCGGCAATCACTACCGCCAGGCGGTGAACGCCAAGAGCTACCTGAGCTTCACCAACAAGCGCGGCGGCCCGGGCACCTCGATCCAGATCCCGATGATGCACAAGGACGACGAAGGCGCGCGCTCGCACTACATCACCCTGGAGATGCAGATCGAGGACGCCCCGCGCGCCGACGAGATCGTCGTGGTCCTCGGCGCCTCCGACGGCGGCCGCCTGCACCCGCGCATCGGCAACCGCTACAGCGACCTGGAAGAGCTGGCCGCCGAGCAGGCGCAGTAA
- a CDS encoding alpha/beta fold hydrolase, whose translation MTLLTAERTPAGTSYLATGQGRPVVLIHGVGLNKEMWGGQIVGLAPSYRVIAYDMLGHGASPRPAAGTSLAGYAEQLLELLDHLELAQATIIGFSMGGLIARAFALHHPQRTGGLVVLNSVFNRNPEQSAGVIERARQVAEHGPNANAEAALTRWFSREYQAANPAQIAALRQTLASNDPQGYLTTYELFATQDMYRADALHGIGVPALIATGELDPGSTPQMARELAARIPGAQVAVLAEQRHMMPVESPRLVNQLLLDFLHRAQTTENPAQGIVA comes from the coding sequence ATGACACTACTCACCGCTGAACGCACCCCCGCCGGCACCAGCTACCTGGCGACCGGCCAGGGCCGGCCTGTGGTCCTGATCCACGGCGTCGGCCTGAACAAAGAGATGTGGGGCGGACAGATCGTCGGCCTGGCGCCGAGCTACCGGGTCATCGCCTACGACATGCTCGGCCATGGCGCCAGCCCGCGGCCGGCCGCCGGCACGAGCCTGGCCGGCTATGCCGAGCAGCTGCTCGAGCTGCTCGACCACCTGGAACTGGCCCAGGCGACCATCATCGGCTTCTCCATGGGCGGCCTGATCGCCCGCGCCTTCGCCCTGCACCACCCGCAGCGCACCGGCGGCCTGGTGGTGCTCAACAGCGTGTTCAACCGCAACCCGGAGCAGAGCGCCGGGGTGATCGAGCGCGCCCGCCAGGTCGCCGAGCATGGCCCCAACGCCAACGCCGAGGCGGCCCTGACGCGCTGGTTCAGCCGCGAATACCAGGCCGCCAACCCGGCGCAGATCGCCGCGCTGCGCCAGACCCTGGCCAGCAACGATCCGCAGGGCTACCTGACCACCTACGAGCTGTTCGCCACCCAGGACATGTACCGGGCCGACGCCCTGCACGGCATCGGCGTGCCGGCCCTGATCGCCACCGGCGAGCTGGACCCCGGCTCGACCCCGCAGATGGCCCGGGAGCTGGCCGCACGCATTCCCGGGGCACAAGTCGCCGTGCTCGCCGAGCAGCGGCATATGATGCCGGTGGAGTCGCCGCGCCTGGTCAACCAGCTGCTGCTCGACTTCCTCCATCGCGCCCAGACCACAGAGAACCCAGCACAGGGGATCGTTGCATGA